From Pseudomonadota bacterium, the proteins below share one genomic window:
- a CDS encoding glycosyltransferase family 9 protein, translating into MSENPTAPQKKKLLTPTLIRDVDKWVGVPLCFLLTCLRSLFKLLRGGRERVRGPLEKILFIKMTELGATLIAHPAITRAIELVGRDNVYFWVFEENRAILELLDVIPRENILTVRTDKPLQFVGDVVRSILTLRLKRIDATIDLEFFARASAIFAYLCGARRRVGLHPFTNEGPYRGDLMTHRVAYNAYVHTSVMSQLLVESLVADPDDLPLLKSVPPPRQGSVPQYQPSQADLDQVRALLGEQGVGEGAAIVLLNPNASDLLPLRKWPTERFESLARRILDAHPEVTVVFTGAPAEAAQAEGLVRALGSSRAVSMAGRTSMRQLLTLYGLSRVLVTNDSGPAHFSAMSAVHTITLFGPETPLLYAPLGGRGSVVWAGLACSPCVNVFNHRFSPCRNNVCMQAITVEDVYVKVAEALSASAVAR; encoded by the coding sequence ATGTCCGAAAATCCTACCGCTCCCCAGAAGAAGAAGCTGCTCACGCCCACTCTCATCCGCGATGTCGACAAGTGGGTCGGCGTTCCCCTGTGCTTCCTGCTGACCTGCCTGCGCAGCCTCTTCAAGCTGCTGCGGGGCGGTCGCGAGCGGGTTCGCGGTCCACTCGAGAAGATTCTCTTCATCAAGATGACCGAGCTCGGCGCTACCCTCATCGCCCATCCGGCCATCACGCGGGCCATCGAGCTCGTGGGGCGAGACAACGTCTACTTCTGGGTGTTCGAGGAGAATCGGGCCATCCTCGAGCTGCTCGACGTGATCCCTCGCGAGAACATCCTCACGGTGCGCACCGACAAGCCGCTGCAGTTCGTCGGCGACGTCGTCAGATCGATTCTCACGCTGCGCCTGAAGCGCATCGACGCCACCATCGATCTCGAGTTCTTTGCCCGCGCCTCGGCCATCTTCGCCTACCTCTGTGGAGCGCGCCGTCGCGTGGGCCTGCACCCCTTCACCAACGAGGGGCCCTATCGCGGTGACCTGATGACGCATCGCGTGGCCTACAACGCCTATGTGCACACCTCGGTGATGTCGCAGCTGCTGGTCGAGTCGCTGGTGGCCGATCCCGACGATCTGCCCCTCCTGAAGAGCGTGCCCCCGCCGCGCCAGGGGTCGGTGCCCCAGTATCAGCCCAGCCAGGCCGATCTCGATCAGGTTCGCGCCCTGCTGGGCGAGCAGGGAGTCGGCGAAGGGGCGGCCATCGTGCTGCTGAACCCCAACGCCAGTGATCTGCTGCCGTTGCGCAAGTGGCCCACCGAGCGCTTCGAGAGCCTTGCGCGACGCATCCTCGATGCGCATCCGGAGGTGACGGTGGTCTTCACGGGAGCGCCTGCCGAAGCAGCCCAGGCCGAGGGCCTGGTGCGCGCGCTCGGGTCGTCGCGCGCGGTGTCGATGGCGGGGCGAACGAGCATGCGCCAGCTGCTCACGCTGTATGGGCTGTCACGCGTTCTCGTCACCAACGACAGCGGTCCGGCGCACTTCTCGGCCATGTCGGCCGTGCACACCATCACCCTGTTCGGGCCGGAGACGCCGCTGCTCTACGCGCCCCTCGGCGGTCGCGGGTCGGTGGTGTGGGCGGGTCTGGCCTGCAGCCCCTGCGTGAACGTCTTCAACCATCGC
- a CDS encoding long-chain fatty acid--CoA ligase, with translation MTRRRPWLSHYDPGVPADIHTPEGLLGDRVGEAARRWPDRVALTYYEYDLTYAELATQVNAFGRALVAKGLRPGERVMLALPNIPQAVIAFYGALEAGAVVALCDPLSPADDIAYKVRDCSPRFIVAIRPMLPALLEAGVPAAQVVVTRMRDYLPTMRGAFVSLFDRRGAMTAARAADLLWMRDLIEDAQSQATEVGRAEASSPPASPEAVAVLAYTSGTSMRPRAVMLTHRGVIANTEQTRLLLTDAEEGREVVLAAVPLSHSFGLSFMNLGLSLGARLLLVPRFKSSDVLSLIGRHRPTIFPGVPAMYVSLVNHPRVKTYALGSIRACVSGGTPLPVEVREAFERLTKGRVIEGYGLTEAGPVTHANPFNAPRPASIGVPLPSTDARVVDPSSGAEREVGEIGELEVRGPQLMAGYWNRDDETRQAFRDGWLRTGDLATMDADGYFQVLGRACDVIRIDGHDVYPRDVEEVLFEHPRIREAAVTGVFSDGGVVLRAHVVPRYGERLRATEVIEFCAGRLSPWKVPALVKIEKALPRTSAGKVQRRLL, from the coding sequence ATGACCCGACGCCGTCCCTGGCTATCGCACTACGACCCTGGCGTTCCCGCCGACATCCACACACCGGAAGGGCTGCTGGGTGATCGGGTCGGTGAGGCCGCGCGCCGGTGGCCGGACCGCGTGGCCCTCACCTACTACGAATACGACCTCACCTACGCCGAGCTGGCCACCCAGGTCAATGCGTTCGGAAGAGCGCTCGTCGCCAAGGGGTTGCGCCCTGGAGAGCGCGTGATGCTGGCCCTTCCCAACATCCCGCAGGCCGTGATCGCATTCTACGGGGCGCTCGAGGCGGGCGCGGTGGTGGCCCTGTGCGACCCGCTGTCGCCGGCCGACGACATCGCCTACAAGGTGCGTGACTGCAGCCCCCGCTTCATCGTGGCGATACGCCCCATGCTCCCCGCGCTGCTCGAGGCCGGCGTGCCAGCCGCGCAGGTTGTGGTGACGCGCATGCGCGACTACCTTCCCACGATGCGGGGCGCTTTCGTGAGCCTCTTCGATCGGCGGGGAGCGATGACAGCGGCCCGCGCTGCAGACCTGCTCTGGATGCGCGATCTCATCGAGGATGCCCAGAGCCAGGCCACCGAGGTGGGGCGAGCAGAGGCCTCGTCCCCGCCGGCCTCCCCGGAAGCCGTGGCCGTGCTGGCCTACACGAGCGGAACATCGATGCGGCCCCGCGCTGTGATGCTCACCCACCGCGGCGTCATCGCGAACACCGAGCAGACCCGCCTGCTGCTCACCGACGCTGAGGAAGGCCGGGAGGTGGTGCTGGCGGCGGTGCCGCTCTCACACTCGTTCGGGCTGTCGTTCATGAACCTCGGCCTGTCGCTCGGCGCGCGCCTGCTGCTCGTGCCGCGCTTCAAGTCGAGCGACGTGCTCTCGCTCATCGGGAGGCATCGCCCCACCATCTTCCCGGGCGTGCCCGCCATGTATGTGTCGCTGGTGAACCATCCTCGGGTGAAGACGTACGCCCTCGGCTCCATCCGTGCCTGTGTGAGCGGCGGAACCCCGCTTCCGGTCGAGGTGCGCGAGGCGTTCGAGCGGCTCACCAAGGGGCGGGTCATCGAAGGGTACGGCCTCACCGAGGCCGGTCCCGTCACCCACGCAAACCCGTTCAACGCCCCCCGTCCGGCGAGCATCGGCGTGCCGCTGCCGTCAACTGACGCGCGGGTGGTCGACCCGTCGAGCGGTGCCGAGCGGGAGGTGGGCGAGATCGGTGAGCTCGAGGTTCGCGGCCCCCAGCTGATGGCGGGCTACTGGAACCGAGACGACGAGACGCGACAGGCATTCCGCGACGGGTGGCTGCGCACCGGCGACCTGGCCACCATGGACGCCGACGGCTACTTCCAGGTGCTCGGACGCGCCTGCGACGTCATCCGCATCGACGGGCACGACGTCTACCCGCGCGACGTGGAAGAGGTGCTGTTCGAGCACCCCAGGATACGAGAGGCCGCGGTCACCGGCGTGTTCAGCGACGGCGGCGTCGTACTGCGGGCCCACGTCGTGCCGCGGTATGGCGAGCGACTCAGGGCCACCGAGGTGATCGAGTTCTGCGCCGGGCGCCTGAGCCCCTGGAAGGTTCCCGCGCTGGTGAAGATCGAGAAGGCCCTCCCCCGAACGAGCGCGGGCAAGGTGCAGCGTCGCCTGCTGTAG
- a CDS encoding alpha/beta fold hydrolase: protein MISPFAGTAALADEGLPAMEQRRRIELDSDPPMTMSVIDVGPPNASQAILFIHGAGGNATHWRHMIAHFSAEWRCVAPDLRGHGLSDAPDSTYALDELMHDIERLVDRLALPPRFAVVAHSFGGALGMTYATRHPERVDQLVLMATASLIPLNGFLKVVLKLPPWTLELIKRLAPGRLSCSAHVLQKFVPRCVFPFNGENLLGHIEAPTLVIIGERDRVVPRLASQMMADRIRDARIEIIRHAAHMPLIERPDAVNRALARFLEKRVMSWRGTAEEVEAAP from the coding sequence ATGATCTCACCCTTCGCGGGAACCGCTGCCCTCGCTGACGAAGGCTTGCCCGCCATGGAGCAACGTCGACGTATCGAGCTCGACAGCGACCCGCCGATGACCATGAGCGTCATCGACGTGGGGCCGCCGAACGCGAGCCAGGCGATTCTCTTCATTCACGGCGCCGGCGGCAACGCGACGCACTGGCGGCACATGATTGCCCACTTCTCTGCGGAGTGGCGCTGCGTGGCGCCAGACCTGCGCGGGCACGGCCTGTCCGACGCGCCGGACAGCACCTACGCCCTCGACGAGCTCATGCACGACATCGAGCGGCTGGTCGATCGGCTCGCGCTGCCGCCGCGGTTTGCAGTCGTCGCGCACTCGTTCGGCGGCGCCCTCGGCATGACGTACGCCACGCGCCATCCGGAGCGGGTCGATCAGCTGGTGCTGATGGCCACGGCCAGCCTCATCCCCTTGAACGGCTTCCTCAAGGTCGTGCTCAAGCTGCCCCCCTGGACCCTCGAGCTCATCAAGCGACTCGCGCCCGGACGCCTGTCGTGCTCGGCCCACGTGCTGCAGAAGTTCGTGCCCCGCTGCGTGTTCCCGTTCAACGGGGAGAACCTCCTCGGGCATATCGAAGCCCCCACGCTGGTGATCATCGGCGAGCGCGACCGCGTCGTGCCCCGGCTGGCGTCACAGATGATGGCGGATCGCATCCGCGACGCCCGCATCGAGATCATCCGACACGCCGCGCACATGCCGCTCATCGAGCGCCCTGACGCGGTGAACCGCGCCCTCGCGCGCTTCCTCGAGAAGCGGGTGATGTCTTGGCGCGGCACGGCCGAAGAGGTGGAAGCGGCCCCATGA
- a CDS encoding DUF2314 domain-containing protein produces MADIEIALHTRHTYTQSIWVATGATVPTTDMLRRTCADWLERYCEDPLRTSLHTWLEAHPLDIRVNEVGRTPAPALTALRQAGATETEEGRLSRATHEITVSASELHEPRLALWNVLAASRAIALQHAGIVLDRDVPRLVPIRLYTRRIESGVRVADHVTILSIPQREGRAHLVLRGLKKFQLPLIQIDYVAADLQPQTALVLQLLAQVLVHRARRQLAATPLGSSTRLIVPAQTRIDLDHEALRRIAWKIDTQPNAKRAVLAHLSYVPASAAQEATLRLEPPPGFRGDPRNWIAPLLAELLGGQITEITESEAARAAQDPMQAATEKAMAELPELKRRFQKGLPGGHDVYVKRGFPLPDGSKEFMWIHVASWYDDLVRGRLATHPRHRTDLHAGQTLQCAEDDVIDWLLIFPDGREMGGYTDQVPQTRKVPRPIPF; encoded by the coding sequence ATGGCTGACATCGAGATTGCGCTGCACACCCGGCACACCTACACCCAGTCGATCTGGGTCGCCACGGGCGCCACCGTGCCCACGACCGACATGCTCCGCCGCACCTGCGCCGACTGGCTCGAGCGGTATTGCGAAGACCCCCTGCGCACCTCGTTGCACACCTGGCTCGAGGCCCATCCTCTCGACATTCGCGTCAACGAGGTGGGACGCACCCCCGCGCCCGCCCTGACGGCCCTGCGCCAGGCCGGCGCCACCGAGACAGAAGAAGGGCGCCTGTCGCGCGCCACCCACGAGATCACGGTGAGCGCCTCAGAGCTGCACGAGCCGCGGCTCGCGCTCTGGAACGTGCTCGCCGCGAGCCGGGCCATCGCGCTACAGCACGCCGGCATCGTACTCGACCGGGACGTTCCCCGCCTGGTTCCCATCCGGCTCTACACCCGCCGCATCGAGAGCGGCGTGCGCGTGGCCGACCACGTCACCATCCTCTCGATCCCCCAGCGCGAGGGCCGCGCCCATCTCGTGCTGCGCGGGCTGAAGAAGTTTCAGCTGCCCCTCATTCAGATCGACTACGTGGCCGCCGACCTGCAGCCCCAGACCGCCCTCGTGCTGCAGCTGCTCGCCCAGGTTCTGGTGCATCGCGCTCGCCGCCAGCTTGCCGCCACGCCACTGGGCAGTTCGACGCGCCTCATCGTGCCCGCGCAGACCCGCATCGATCTCGACCATGAGGCTCTTCGACGCATCGCCTGGAAGATCGACACCCAGCCGAACGCGAAGCGCGCCGTGCTTGCCCACCTGTCGTACGTCCCGGCCTCTGCCGCGCAGGAGGCCACCCTGCGACTCGAGCCTCCCCCCGGTTTCCGCGGCGACCCCCGCAACTGGATCGCCCCCCTGCTGGCCGAGCTGCTCGGAGGCCAGATCACCGAAATCACGGAGAGCGAGGCCGCGCGAGCCGCGCAAGACCCCATGCAGGCCGCCACCGAGAAGGCCATGGCCGAGCTCCCCGAGCTCAAGCGCCGCTTCCAGAAGGGGCTGCCCGGCGGGCACGACGTCTACGTCAAGCGCGGCTTCCCGCTGCCCGATGGCAGCAAGGAGTTCATGTGGATCCACGTGGCCAGCTGGTACGACGACCTCGTGCGCGGGCGCCTGGCCACCCACCCGCGCCACCGCACCGACCTGCACGCCGGCCAGACGCTGCAGTGCGCCGAAGACGACGTCATCGACTGGCTGCTCATCTTCCCCGACGGGCGCGAGATGGGCGG